Genomic DNA from Niabella ginsenosidivorans:
GTTTCAGGTAATCATATTTGCGGTCCGGTTCATCCTGGAAAATGATCTCGTTACGGGCAAAGGAATAACCGGCTTTTACCCAGTATTGCACCTTGGCCGTTTGCCCGGTATAACCCAGTTCCAGTTCATAACCGTGATTATTTACCTTACCGATATTGGCCGGCGGCAGCGTGGCCGCTACCAGTTCCGGAACGGTAGAAAGGTACCAGAGGATATTGTCTCTTTTTTCTTCAAAATAGTCGCCGTTAAAAGAAAGATGATCATCAAGGAACTTCAGTTCCGCGCCAATGTCCATCTTCTTTGATTTTTCCCAGGTTACATCCGGGTTGCCAATAGCCCCTTCATTGTATACATTGTAACGGGCAAAGTCTACACCGGGGTTTCCGAACACCACAGCCTGGTATCCCCCGTTATTGAGGCTGTATGGCGGGTCCAGATACAGGTAGCGCTGCCCCCCTATTTCATCGTTCCCGACAATCCCGTATGAGCCGCGGAATTTTACAAAGCTGAGCCATCTGTTCTTTGGGAAGAAGGGCTCATTGGAAAGCACCCACCCAAAAGATACAGAAGGAAAGAAACCAAAGCGTTTTCCGTCAGGAAAATTTTCCGATCCATTGTATCCCATGTTCAGCTCAGTAAGGTAGCGGTTCTTATAGTCGTAAGTAACTCTTGACACCATGCCCAGGTATACATGCGGCAGTTTGTACAGCAGGCTGGGCCGCACTTCACGGGAGAAGTTTCCCAGCACCAGGCCGGAAACATTATGCCCGTTAAAGCCGCGTTTGTATTCGATGGCAGCTTCGGTATACACTTTCCGCCACTTGTTGTTATCGCCCACCGCTTCAGAGATGCCGGTAAACGGGCCGTCATCAGCGCTTTGATACAAACGGTATCCTTCCGGAGCAGAAGGATCTTTCATAACGGTCCATTTGGGAAAGTTTTTGCTTTCTGTTTTGTTTTTCAGGTAATAGCTGTCATAGGCACCCATTGCCCGTACGCTCAACCCTTTTGTGATCCGGTCCAGCTTATAAGTGAGCTGAAGGTTGGTATTGAGCGTGCTGGAATATTGTTCTGTTAAAAACGCACCGGAAGCACTTGTAGGCCCTGCATCGCCCCAGGGATTAAAGTTGGGAACGGTACCCGGTAAGCCGATCACCCGTTCTATATACTTCCCATCTATGAACACGGGGCTTGTCATTGGCGGGCGGTTGGCCGCTTTGTCAAAGGCCGCCCAGGCGCCACCATTGGGGGTGGTATTATCCGTGATCTGGTTACCCAGCTTTACCTGGATCAGCAGGTCCTGGCTCAGCTTAAAATCAAAATTCATCCGTACATTATACTTGTCATAATTCTGCTTATAAGGAAAGCCCAGGCTTTGTTCGGGCTGCTGATAGCCTCCGCTCTGGTTAAAATAACCAAGAGAGGTATAATAGCGCACTTTTTCTGTTCCACCGGAAACATTGGCATTATAGGATTGCTGGAAGGAAAGGGGTTTGATCAGCTCATCAATCCAGTTGTTGCTGGGATGAAAAACAGGATCCGCGCCCGACTTGTAGAGCTCCAGGTCTTCAGGTGTAAAGGTTACTTTATCCGCGGCAATGCCCCCGTTACGTTCCGCTTCGTTCCGCAACACGGCATAATCGTAAGAGTTCAGGTATTCGGGCAGGATGGTGGGTTGTATTGCCGCAGCATTGGCGGTAACATTTACCTGCGGCCGGCCCGTCTTGCCCTGTTTGGTGGTGATCAGTATTACACCGTTTGCGCCCCGTACCCCGTAAACGGCGGTGGAGGAGGCATCTTTTAATATACTGATGGATTCGATCTCGTTCGGGTCAAGGTTATTATAGGTATCCCGCTGTACACCGTCAATGAGGATCAGCGGGCTTCTTCCATCTGCATTCAGGGTAGCCATGCCCCGGATCAAAATAGTAGCCTTGTCATTACCAAACTCGCCCGATGTCTGGATGGCCTGTAATCCCGGTGCCATCCCGATCAGCGCATTACTGATACCGGCAA
This window encodes:
- a CDS encoding SusC/RagA family TonB-linked outer membrane protein yields the protein MLLRLFFAMFLVVASGARTAATGSTFTGTLHREQQPVSGIVTDQKTGAPLAGVSITVKGTGTGAFTDQEGRYSLVVPHDVSNAVLIFSLVGYKTLEQPVGQQSQINVMLIAEQKEMDEVVVVGYGEQKKLTVTGAIATVSGSDLVKAPVAGISNALIGMAPGLQAIQTSGEFGNDKATILIRGMATLNADGRSPLILIDGVQRDTYNNLDPNEIESISILKDASSTAVYGVRGANGVILITTKQGKTGRPQVNVTANAAAIQPTILPEYLNSYDYAVLRNEAERNGGIAADKVTFTPEDLELYKSGADPVFHPSNNWIDELIKPLSFQQSYNANVSGGTEKVRYYTSLGYFNQSGGYQQPEQSLGFPYKQNYDKYNVRMNFDFKLSQDLLIQVKLGNQITDNTTPNGGAWAAFDKAANRPPMTSPVFIDGKYIERVIGLPGTVPNFNPWGDAGPTSASGAFLTEQYSSTLNTNLQLTYKLDRITKGLSVRAMGAYDSYYLKNKTESKNFPKWTVMKDPSAPEGYRLYQSADDGPFTGISEAVGDNNKWRKVYTEAAIEYKRGFNGHNVSGLVLGNFSREVRPSLLYKLPHVYLGMVSRVTYDYKNRYLTELNMGYNGSENFPDGKRFGFFPSVSFGWVLSNEPFFPKNRWLSFVKFRGSYGIVGNDEIGGQRYLYLDPPYSLNNGGYQAVVFGNPGVDFARYNVYNEGAIGNPDVTWEKSKKMDIGAELKFLDDHLSFNGDYFEEKRDNILWYLSTVPELVAATLPPANIGKVNNHGYELELGYTGQTAKVQYWVKAGYSFARNEIIFQDEPDRKYDYLKRTGKPLEQYFGLTFEGFYNTWEEINDPNRPKSKWEGAGLQPGDMKYKDLDGNGIIDEDDMGPVGYSDWPEITYSMSGGFSWKGFDLSVLVQGTDHVSASFSSAAAYPFVSSWGSAQKWHLERWTPERYANGDPISFPRVELSPDKQHNYQPSSFWIQDASYIRLKNVELGYRFTSKALKRMGMSSLRVYVSGNNLITRDHLKYSKDPDARELWGRTYPPMRVFNGGINLSF